In Heteronotia binoei isolate CCM8104 ecotype False Entrance Well chromosome 21, APGP_CSIRO_Hbin_v1, whole genome shotgun sequence, the DNA window ACAGAGATGAGGCTGTTTCTCAAGGCCTTCTTGTAAGATTCGGGACAGGTTTCTTGTATAGATCTGCAAATCATAGACTCCTCACCCTGGGAACACAGAGCGTAAAACATCTAAAATTCCAGTACCCCAGGACCTTTCCCGTCCTTTAGTCTGCTGGCCCCAACGGTTGGATGGGGTACCCTAAATTTAGAACTTCATGGGCTATGATATCTTCACGGTGTTGCCCTGCCAGTGTTAAGTGAGCCATCGAGCACATGCCCTTCTAATGCATAGGTAAATAGCACTATGAAGACTATGCCTGCGTAGGGTGCAACAGAGGACTTAGACCCTACATCAAACAATACAATACTTCAAAATACAGAATCTTCAGTTCTTCTGCTGTGACGACGGGATCTTCTTCCCTGTGCACTCCACCGTTGCCGGTAGGTGGAGCTCAGAGGGGATGAACCCTGTGAACCCAGCCGTGCCGGTAGGCAAGGGTCCAGAGGGGGCTGCCTGTGAGCTCCACTATTTCCGGTAAGTGGTACTCAGAAGTTGGCCTTCAAACAACCAGATTCGGGGGCGAACGGCATCTGAAAAGCCTATCTAGAAAACTCTGATTAAATTGCATAGTCAAAAAACAATACAAGGCTCAAGGCAAGCCTATTTTCTATCATAACATATGCCACTTCCTTTATTCGCTTTCCCTAAAGGCTTCTCATAGACAGAACCTAGAGAATTTGAATCTTTTAGGCCTATTTTACTTCTGCTAAGCATTTCAGTATAAACAAGGCACTAGGCAATGTGTCAGGCCAAAACTAGCTTGTGACACATCATGATCCCTCAACTTTCCCAGGGATTATcctaccttcttcttcttgggctaCTCGAACATTTGCTTCATAGACGAACAAATCTTCTACACAGAGCTGTTGCTTCAGCAAAGGAAGAGAATGGCTGCAAACATCAAAACTCAAATAAATCAAAATCACTTCAAAGTCACTTCAGAGGGTCCCCCCTTTGCGGCTGCACACGAAATTCAGCAACTGGGATTTTCttccaggcttccttctgggcTCTCTTCCTTCAGGAGGGTCTCTTCTTTCACCTGAAGAGGCTCCTGCGGGTGCACATCTTGTTCTGGGACCAGGCCAGCTGCTTCTTCCGGGCCCTCGGTGCTTTCATGGCCATCTTTCTCTGGTGCAATTTCGGCTACAGTCTTTAGGTCTGAGACCTCGTTCCAAGCTGCAGGACCCCACCTTTGTAATTgctgaaggctctcacagcatgcTTCTTCTTCTTGGACTCGTTCTTGGTTGGAGCCCTTGCCTTCTTGGGTCGGCCCCTACGAGGGATTGCTGTCTGGGAACCATCTTCTGCTGGCTCATGATTCCCATCAGAGCAGACCTCAGCCTGGGGTTCTTGCACGACTCCCGGTGGAGGGGCTGGTGACACTTTCTCCGCCATTCTCCCAGGCCGTTGACGCCTTAGAAAAAGGTAAAAAGTGAAAGCCTGTCCAAATAAGTGTCCTGGCAGCCTGCCTCACTTAGGCGAGCTCTTGCTTCCCAACCTCTTATTTTGCTGGGTGAACAATGCCCCAACTCAACTTTCTGTGGCTTTTCTTCACTTTAGTGGAGCCAAACCTGGTAGCTGCAAAAGTCACGGCGGTAAAGGTCGGACTAAGAGACTGGCCAAAAGATGGAGGTGGAGGGCTGGACAAAACGGTATTCTGACTTCTAGTGGGGACAAACGCCTGGGCTTCAGGGTTGAGCCCACTTCTGCTTCTCTTGTCTGCTATGCTGCAACCCCTACTGTCCTTCAGGTACACAGTCTCGATTGGCCCTTCTTCCCCAAATTGGTAGGAAACTTCAAATGGGTCAATCCACACAGTCAACTCTGCAGGGATACTGTCCTGCACATCCTCCACAGTCAGTCCACTTCTGTTGGCTGCCAGTTGCACTATAGGATCTATTATCTTCCCAAGGTGCACACAACGATAGCCTGAACCCTGCAAAGGCTTCTCTGGGTACCAGTGGCCCTCATATTTCTTCTGTAGCAGCTGTCCTAGCTCTTTTCCAAACTGGTCAACCCGTCTCCGGGGGAGCTTGTTATACAGGTGGAAGGTGATGAAATGCAGAGCAGCCTTGATCTCAGGACGCATACTCCGTTTTCAACAACCAGGCTCAAATCACTTCACTTATGAGCTTGGTCATGGCTCGGAAGTGGGGAAAGGACATCCGATGGCGTCAGATGGCTGAGGGGGTTTCCACATAGCTGATGGGGACTTCCTCTGAaaggtaagctgaccagaggcagaGGACTTGCTTCTGGAGTACTTCTCTCTAGGGAGGGCCCATAGATCTGGAATTCTTCAATTTTTAGCCACTAAAGGGGCAAGGGTGAAGTCTAAACGAGTCTAGGTGGCAAAAAGACTGGGGGCTTTGCATTGGGCTTAAACCCAGCTCCCTGCCAGGGGCAGCAACAAACACTGCTCAATACCTCAATACTTAATTCCCGGGGGTGTCTTAACTAAATTTGCCTTGTCCTGAAACTGAAATGCTAGTTCAAGAATAGGGTATCTTGTAGCCATACATCATTCAAAATAACACATTAACAGAATCATCCAAACCACAAACACCCTACCCATAAGTGGGACATAATTAGTTCTCCTAGGTGCTTTTCCCCTACACGGTATCAGTATTACAGTCATAGTCACAGCACAAGCCAACCCGCAGCTTTTCTGCCTTAATAAAACAGCATCTTTGGGGCTGTCTCCAGAAATCTCCCGGAGTAAAACACATGTGCTTCCCTTTTGCAGTCTTACTAACTTAACCACATTCTGCACTTCCCGTTTTTCTCTCAGCGAGGCCACAGTTACGCAACATCGCAGATATATTTCACACAGCAAGGCAATATAAACTTCTAAACAATCTGAAACGTGACTCTGATTCTAACTCTTTGCCAATTGGAAGGCTTCCAAAGAGGGTCGACATATCTTTGTCAGATCCTCAGTGGCGGCCCAAGCTGGAGAGGCAATTCAACCTCTAATCTTTCAGGGGTGGCCGTTTGGCCTTTAATCCTCCAAGCAAATagggccccccccccaattctctcAGGAAGCACCCTCGTGCCAGGTTTAGTCTCAAGCATCCAGGCGGCCATCTAATTGAACCCTTCAGCAACCATACAGTTGCCTCCCCATGCTCCCCTTTCCACAAGCCAATATTGTGCCTATGGTGTCTTGGGACGCACCAACAGAGAATCAGTGCCCCTGGGATGTGGGCCTAGGGACTTATGCCATTTACTCACCAAGGTAGTTTTCAATTATCGTCTTTGTATCAAAGGGGGTCCCACCCTCGATCCAAAGCATTAATCCACCAGGCAAGTTCTGGAAGGGGGTTGGATGAGGGATTGGGTGGACCGTTTCTGTCAAAGCGCTGTTGGCAACTTTGCAAGCGAAACTCCTCCAGAGCTAATGGGTCCTGGGCCAACAAACGGGCCCAGTCTTCTGCTCTGCGAGTAGTCTCGGGGCGGGCAGTTCGCCTTTTGATTTCCCAGGCATGAATGCAATCTCCTGCTTCTTGCCTGAGAAAGTACCACCGTGCCCAGTGGTTGTTCCAACTACCGCTGGGATTCTTGGTGTTACGCTCAATCAGCCAGGCCGTAGTGGTCTGACAGGTCCCAGTCCACAACTGGACTCGATAATGGGGACACAAAGTATGCTGCCAGTGGCGGGCTAATGCGCCAGGGATATCAACCCAAGGACTAACCATCTTCTGGAACCTTCCAGGAGGGCTCCAGGCTTTCCTGTCACTCagaccagtcagggaggcaatcATACAACCAGGGGCGTCCCCCAGATTGTGACTTTCTCCTGGTTACTCAAACAAGCCAAGTATTTTGGACACAAATGCGGAAGGGGCGGGTGAGAAATTGGTCTTGGCCTCTGGCCAATGTCACGTCAATTAATACTGGCGAAGAGAGCTACCTCTCTTGTGGGTCTGGCGCTTTCCCAATTTCCCATTCCACTTCCTCAAACAGACAAGACAACTAACACACACAAGCAGGGGAGGGTAACCACATATAGGAGCCTAGGCAACTCGCTTCCGCACTTTCCTCGCCGGCCGCGGTCGCCCGGGCCGGAAACGGAGTACTTGTGCGTCCCGTTTGCTTCGATATCAGATATCGTCTCgttcacacaccacacacacttcACACAGTCCGGACAAACCACTTCCTCAAATAtacttttccccttttttctaATACCAATTTACACATGCAGTCAATCGTTGGAATACTGCAGTCAGAAGGGACACTGCCCTTCCCTGTTCCACAGGTCCTTGGATGCTGCTGCGTGTTGGCCAGGCACGCCTTCCTCCGAGACTTAAGACAATCTCATATGGAGGGATTCACTACAAATCTCAAATTATGTCACGTAGAGGAAATCTATCACGTTGGGCACAAGGGCCTAAATCTGCCACTACCTCATGCCCAAGGCGTGAAGCTGGTTCCTGTTTGCCTCGTTCTCCTAGTTTAATTTAGGCCACGACTGAACCCTAGGCAGGGACAGGGTAGACAGAGGGACGGTCAGCCCAAAAAAGGggctgggagctccttaccgCTGCTCTGATCCCCCCTGCCACCAGCCCTGGTTGGCCGGGCTAATAGAAGGGGCtaaatgcccctcctggctggctCGCCAAATTATGTAGCGggaaaaaccctatttatacgttaccaatttcagctGACGCAATCACAGAGACCGGAGACAAGATCAGGAAACagtttctttatttaacgtgcacgggGCCCTCTGCACACGGGCCCAGTCTCTCTTGGGAGTCTGGCGCCCGTGTGCAGAGGgcccgtgcacgttaaataaagaaactGTTTCCTGATCTTGTCTCCGGTCTCTGTGATTGCGTCagctgaaattggtaacgtataaatagggtttttccCGCTAcactgacatatgaacatatgaagctgccttctactgaatcagaccctctttggtccctaaaagtcagtcttgtctcctcagactggcagcagctctccagggtctccagctgaggtttttcacacctacttgcctgggcccttttgagttggagatgccagggattgaacctgggaccttctgcttcccaagcagatgctctaccactcagccaccatccctcccctgagcatatgaacatatgaagctgctttctactgaatcaaacccccctgggtccctcagagtcagtattgtcttctcagactggcagcggctctccagggtctcaagctgaggtttttcatgcctatttgcctggaccctttttagttggagatgctggggattgaacatgggaccttctgcttaccaagcagatgctctgccactgagccactgtccctcaccCAAAACCCAGATATATTTGTGGAGCTGAAATATACCCAGAGACTACAGAgaaggttttgtgtgtgtgcatttttgcCAGCCCTTATTGGCTGATTCAGAGTCCTGCTCTGCTTGGCCCCTGTGTCTCTGGGACCATTTTTGTGCTCATCCAGGCTGCCACTGTGACCTTCCCAGTGAAGACCCTGCGGGTGGGTGGGCATATCTAATGGGGGGGATGTGATAAGAGCCAAGGCTCCCCCCCAGCCAGCAGCAGTACTgcctgacctccccccccccgcaacacacacacacctggtggGCAAGAGGCTGGCCTCgaagggtgggggggcagccaGGTGATGAGGCGATGCAGCAGCCCACCTGCCTTCAAAGATGCTGTTTCCATCCATTTCTCTGGGAAAGAAGTTAGTCTAATGGACCTTAACTTTTCTGGGTTGCTTTTTCAAAATGAGTGTTAGATGAGCTTCCTTTGAATctactgggagggagggagggagggaaggaaggaggccaGCTTGACCCAACAGCTGAATGCTTCTGTTGGACAATTTCACTGGCGATCCCTTTGAGAACTCTCAGGGACTCAGCACCCTTCTAAGCTCTCAGGCAAAGAGAGATCTCGCCCAGATCCTGACGCTTGAGATGCTGTTGGCTGGAGGTAGGAGGGAATCGACTGGGGACCAGCTGCTGGGGAAGGGATTTCCTGGGCCTGCCTCCTGCCTGGCGTCTCTCCCTGGAATCCCTCCTCCTTCACATCTGCTTCCCGGGGCTTGTTGCCAGAGAGGGTGCGGGTGGAGGGCTCCTCTCCCCAGGAGGCAATCAAGAGCACAAGTCAAGTGCTGTTGCTGCCTCCATCAACTGAGAAGTGCCTGGAAACAATTATATCTCGGCAAAGCAGCATTTGAGGCCCTAGAAGtgttccacccctgcttccagtTTAAAAAGGCTCGTTTGGAGTTTCCCTTGGGCAGTTTGGATCCATGCAATTGGACCCCCCTTGCTCACGCTCTCCCTTCCCATTCagaagcatccccccccccccccgcatctagGGGTGAGTGAATTGGGAAGAGCTCCTTGTGGCTCAGATGCCCTCCTGGCTAACCCCCGAAGGTTCTTGAGGAGGTGCTCTCTCCTCTCACCCCTCTTCTAAGCCAAGACAGCAGCTGCTGGAGGCGATTCTCTGGCACAGGGAGGGAAAGGACGTGCTCCAACTCACAGCACAAGCCCCTTTCCTAATCAGTGTGGGACGCTAAAGTTTTCCTGCTTCAGTGGAAATGGAAGAGCTTGGCAAtaataaatcttttaaaaatattgtccCTGTTACAAGGCAAGCAGAGAGCAGCTTTCTAATGTAATTACTGCTGAGTCTCATTGGGGAGAGGAAACCTTCCACTGGAACAAAACAAAGTTTTCAGTGCTCAGGGCCTCCCTCCACATCTGACCAGCATTTCTATCACCACGGATGAgtagtggagaagggggggggcggggaagctgAGGCCTCCTCACCTGCCTCCA includes these proteins:
- the LOC132588898 gene encoding protein Tob2-like — translated: MRPEIKAALHFITFHLYNKLPRRRVDQFGKELGQLLQKKYEGHWYPEKPLQGSGYRCVHLGKIIDPIVQLAANRSGLTVEDVQDSIPAELTVWIDPFEVSYQFGEEGPIETVYLKDSRGCSIADKRSRSGLNPEAQAFVPTRSQNTVLSSPPPPSFGQSLSPTFTAVTFAATRFGSTKVKKSHRKLSWGIVHPAK